Within Sinorhizobium sp. RAC02, the genomic segment TGACGGGCAAAATCCTGCATGCCAACGAGAACTTCCTGCAAGCCGTCGGCTACCAGCTTTCGGAGATCGTCGGTCAGCATCACCGCATCTTCGTTGAACCGTCCGAGGCCAAATCGGCGGACTATGCCGCCTTCTGGGGCCGCCTTGCCGAGGGGCATTTCGACCGGCGCCAGTACAAGCGCATCGCCAAGGGCGGCCGCGAGATCTGGATCGAGGCATCCTACAATCCGGTCTTCCGCGGCAAGAAGCCCTACAAGGTGGTGAAGTTCGCGACCGATATCACCGCGGCGAAGCGGAAAGCGCTGGAGGACGAGGGCAAGCTCACGGCCCTTGGCCGCGCGCAGGCGGTTATCGAATTCTCGCCGAAGGGCGATATCCTGACGGCGAACCAGAACTTCCTGTCGGCGCTCGGCTACGACCTGTCCGAGATCGTCGGTCGCCACCATTCGCTGTTCTGCGCGCCGGACTATGTGGCGAGCGCGGAATACAAACATTTCTGGCAAAGGCTGGCCGAAGGCCACTTTGTTTCCGACCAGTTCACCCGCATCGCCAAAGGTGGTGGCAAGGTCCACATCCATGCTTCCTACAACCCGATCTTCGATGCCGACGGCAAGGTGTTCAAGGTGGTGAAGTTCGCCACCGACATGACGCAGCGGGTGCGGGCAATCGAGGAGATCGGTGCGGGCCTTGGGCGGCTTGCCGAATGCAATATCCGCATGACGATCGACAACCAGTTCGTGCCCGAATTCGAGCCGCTGCGCCGCGACTTCAACAACTCGATCAGCGCGTTCCAGGAAACCCTCTCGCAGGTGCTGGACCAGACGCATATGCAAAACCGCAGTGGCCAGGACATGCGCAAGGCTGCCGAGGACCTTTCCGAGCGTACCCGCCGGCAGGCTGTCGCCCTCGAAGAGACGGCTGCAGCATTGACGCAGGCGACCGTCGCCGTGCGCTCCTCGACCGATCGCACACGGGAAACCCGCAAGCTCGTGCAGGATGCCCGTGCCTCCGCCAACACCTCTGCCAATGTCGTGAACGACACGGTCAGCGCCATGCAGCGGATCGAGTCCGCCTCGAGCGAGATCAGCCAGATCATCGGCGTCATCGACGAAATCGCCTTCCAGACCAACCTCTTGGCACTCAATGCCGGCGTCGAGGCAGCGCGGGCAGGTGAGGCGGGGCGTGGCTTTGCCGTCGTGGCCCAGGAAGTGCGTGAACTCGCCCAGCGCTCGGCCAAGGCGGCCCGCGAGATCAAGACGCTGATCACCAATTCCAGCGCTGAGGTTCAGGATGGCGTGCGTCTTGTCGGCGAGACCGGCCGGGCGCTGCGTGAAATCGGAAGCTTCGTCGAAGAGATCGATCACAATGTCGATGCCATCGCGACCTCTGCCGCCGAACAGGCGAGCGGGCTGGAGGAAATCAGCGCGGCTGTGAGCGACGTGGACCGCATCACTCAGGAAAACGCCGCCATGGTGGAGCACACCACCTCCACCAGCCAGTCGCTTGCCGAAGGCGCGATAACGCTGAGCGAGCTGGTGAATCGCTTCCAGCTCAATCGCCGTGCCCTTCGCCGCGACGGAAGCGAAATCTGGACACCGGAAGAACGCACTGCCCGCCTCGGCGGCATGCGCAGGGCATCCTGATGTTCCGATGAAGGGGCCGCCAGGCGGTCCCGTCAGACCTTTTCGACAAAGCCGTCCAGCACGCGCTTCTGGCCGGCGCGGTCGAAATCGATCGTCAGCTTGTTGCCCTCGATCGCCGCCACATTGCCATTGCCGAACTTGGTGTGGAAAACACGGTCGCCGACGGTAAATTTCGACGGTTCGGTGGTGGTCGACTTCGCCACCAGTTCGCCGTCGATGGTGCGCGAGCGCGGCCCGGACTCACCATAGCCGATGCGCTCCACGGCATGTCCGGAGCGGGAACCCCAGTTATCTCGGGTCGCATCCGTGCGGTTCGTCTGGGCACGACGCCAGCCGGGCGTCGAATAGCTGTTCTGGAACGGCTCCTGCTTGTCGAAGCGCGACTGGCCGTAGCCGCCACGGCCGTAACCGCCATAGGATTGCTCGACCTCGGCCACTTCGACATGCGCTTCCGGCAATTCGTCGAGGAAACGCGACGGCAGGGTCGATTGCCAGAGGCCGTGGATGCGGCGGTTCGAGACGAACCAGATGTGGCAGCGCCGTTTGGCGCGGGTGATGCCGACATAGGCGAGGCGGCGTTCCTCCTCCAGGCCGGAGCGTCCGCCCTCGTCGAGCGCGCGCTGGTGCGGGAACAGGCCTTCCTCCCAGCCGGGCAGGAAGACGGTCTCGAATTCGAGACCCTTGGCCGAGTGCAGCGTCATGATCGAGACGGCATCGAGTTCGGCGTTCTGCTCGGCATCCATGACAAGCGACACGTGATCCAGGAAGCCGCGCAGCGACTCGAAGGCCTCCATCGAGCGGATGAGCTCTTTCAGGTTTTCAAGACGTCCCGGGGCTTCGGCAGACTTGTCCGCCTGCCACATGGCGGTGTAGCCGCTCTCGTCGAGAACCTGCTCGGCAAGCTCGGTATGCGGCATGGTTTCCAGCAGCGACTGCCAGCGGCGGAAATCGGTGACGACGTCGAAAAGCGCCTTGCGCGCCTTCGGCTTCAATTCGTCAGTCTCGATAATGTCGGCGGCGGCGGCCAGCATCGGGATATCGCGGGCGCGGGCATAGTCGTGCAGGTTGCGGATCGTCGTGTCGCCGAGGCCGCGCTTCGGCGTGTTGACGATGCGCTCGAAAGCCAGGTCGTCGGCTGGCTGGCTGACGAGGCGGAGATAGGCCATGGCATCACGGATTTCGAGCCGCTCATAGAAGCGCGGGCCGCCGATGACGCGGTAGTTCAGGCCGAGCGTGACGAAACGGTCTTCGAATTCGCGCATCTGGAAGGAGGCGCGCACGAGGATCGCCATGTCGTTGAGCTTGTGCTGCTTGCGCTGCAACTGCTCGATTTCCTCGCCGACGGCACGGGCTTCCTCTTCGGAATCCCAGGCGGCATGCACGACGACCTTGTCGTCGTCGGGATCGTGGCGGTCAGTGAAGAGCGTCTTGCCGAGACGGTCCTCGTTGTGCGCAATCAGGTGGCCGGCGGTGCCGAGAATGTGGGCGGTGGAGCGATAGTTGCGCTCCAGCTTGACGACTTTCGCGCCGGGAAAATCCTTCTCGAAGCGCAGAATGTTGTCCACTTCCGCCCCGCGCCAGCCATAGATCGACTGGTCGTCGTCGCCGACGCAGCAGACGTTCTGCGGCGTGCCCTTGGGGCGCTGCGCCAGGAGGCGCAGCCACATGTACTGGGCGGTGTTGGTGTCCTGGTATTCGTCGACGAGGATGTAGCGGAATTTCTGGTGATATTCGGCCAGCACGTCCGGATTGGCGCGGAACATGCGGATCGGATGCAGCAGCAGGTCGCCGAAGTCGCAGGCGTTCAGCGTCTTCAGGCGGTTCTGGTAGGCAATGTAGAGTTCGCGGCCCTTGCCGTTGGCGAAGGCACGGGCGTCACCCTCCGGGATCTGCGCCGGGTCGAGGCCCTTGTTCTTCCAGCCGTCGATCATGCCGGCGAACTGCTTTGCCGGCCAGCGCTTGTCGTCGATGCCTTCGGCCTGGAGGATCTGCTTGATCAGGCGCACCACGTCATCGGTGTCGAGGATCGAAAAGTCCGAGCGCAGGCCGACGAGTTCGGCATGGCGGCGCAGGAGCTTGACGCCGATGGAGTGGAAGGTACCGAGCCAGGGCATGCCCTCGACGGCGCCGCCGACGAGAAGCCCGATGCGTTCCTTCATCTCGCGCGCCGCCTTGTTGGTGAAGGTCACGGCAAGCAGCTGGCTGGGGAAGGCGCGGCCGGTGGCAAGGATATGGGCGATGCGCGTTGTCAGCACGCGCGTCTTGCCCGTGCCGGCGCCGGCGAGCACCAGAACGGGGCCGTCGACCGTTTCCACCGCCTCGCGCTGCTCGGGATTGAGGCCGGAAAGATAGTCCGGCGCCCGACCGGAATCCCGTGCTGCCATGGCGCGCGCAGCAATGCCGCCGCCGGCCGGTTTCGCCGGCGCTGCGGGTTTCTTGGCGAGTTGCGGGTCTTCGTCGAAGAAGGGAATGTCGTCGTAACCGCTGATCATGCGGTTCAATGTAGTGATTCGGGTTCGAAAGACCAGTTTTCTGTTCTGCTTTTATTCCCTACGGGGAAACGACAGCCGAAAGAATGTGGAAAGCGACGCCCGTTCAGGCCTTTGCGCGGTCGGCATCGAAGACATTGTCCACGGGCAGTTGAAGGGCCGTCGCAAGCTGGTTCGTCTTGCCGGCGAGCGAGACGATGGCGAGCAATTCGGCATATTGCGCATCCGTCATGCCCTTCGCCTTGGCGGCGGCAGTGTGGGAGTGAACGCAATAGCTGCAGCCATTCGTCACCGAAACGGCGATGTAGAGCATTTCCTTGACCAGCGGATCGAGCGTGGACGGCGTCGCCATCACGGCTTTCACCTCGGCCCAGGTGCGCTCCAGCAGGGCTGGATCAAAGGCGAGGTAGCGCCACATATTGTTGACGAAATCCGACTTGCGGGTGGTGCGGATGTCGTCGAACACCGCCTTGACGCGCGGATCGGCTTCGAGGTCTTCGGCGGGCTTGACGGTGCTCATGGTTTCTCCTGAAGGAAAGGCCGGCGGAAAATCCGCCGGCCGATGTCGTTTAGACCAGCGCGATGACGCGCGACGGGCCACCCGTGCCGCCCCGCACCTTCGGCGCGCCGACGATGAGTGTCGCGCCCTTGGCCGGAAGCTGGTCCAGATTGGCGGCAGCTTCAAGTCCCCAATGGCCGGAGGCAAGCCAGGCATAGTGCGTGGCGAAGTCCGGCGAGATGCCGTAGTCGAGCGACAGTGTATCGACGGCGATGCCGGCGGCGCTCGAATTTTCCGCCAGATACTGCACGGCTTCGACATGGAAGCCGGGGAAGTGCATCTTGCCCTCGGCGTCGGCATTGCGGAACTTGTCCGTGCCGAGATGTTTGCCCCAGCCGGAGAGGAGCGCCACGCAGGCCTTTTCCGGCAGGTCGCCGTTGGTGGCGATCCACGCCTTGATGTCGTCCGGCGTCAACTGTGCATCCGGGTTGGCATCGGCCTTCGCGCGGATGTCGATGACGGCGAGCGGCACGACGAGATCGGAGACCGGGATTTCGGCGACCGACTTGCCGTCTTCGGAAAAGTGCAGCGGCGCATCGAGATGCGTGCCGGTGTGCTCGTTGACGCGCAGTTCGAACAGATTGAACTTGTGTTCCTTGTAGTTGAACTTCTGCTCACGCCAGAACTGCTGCTGTCCGAAAAAGGTCGGAAACTCTTCGTAGAGTTCATGGGTGAGGTCCGTGGCATTCGTCGGTGCCTGAGCCAAAGCCGGGCTCAATGCACCGGAACTGGCAGCGGCAACGGTAGCAGCACCCGCGGCGGCAGCGCGGAAGAAGCTTCTTCTCGAAAGCATGCGGTTCTTGACGGATTCGATGACGCAGGCGTCACACATGGATTTTCCCCCTGTCGGTCAATGCGTTGATGAAAGAATACTGAAATAGGCTTGGCCACGCGGGCCGTGGAAAAAGTATCACAAGCGCAAGGATGGTCCAGTCACGACCATGCTCGCCAAAGGAGCGGGAAGAGAAGATTTCTCCACGTTTTCTTACATTTCGGTAACAGAGCGGCCCGCCAATCTTACATTTCGGTAATGATCCGATTCTTTCATTGCCGGTTCATTTCCAAAGCAGGATACTTGCTCTATGCCGCATCTCGACAGGTGTCGGTTCGCTTTCATCGGAGAGAGATTGCATGCGGGTTTGGAAACAGCTCCTCATAAGCCTTGGCGTCATTTCGGCCGGGGTTTTGCTCTGGGGCCGCTTCGTGCCTGGGGCAAACGACATGCTCGAGGCCGCCGGCCTGCCGAGCACGCTCGTTGCCGCGATCGCTCCTGCGAGCGAGGGGCAGGCGGACGGCGGACAGCAGGGCGGCCGGCGCGGCGGCTTCGGCGGCGGGCCGGTGCTCGTTGCCACGAAACCTG encodes:
- a CDS encoding cyclase family protein, producing the protein MCDACVIESVKNRMLSRRSFFRAAAAGAATVAAASSGALSPALAQAPTNATDLTHELYEEFPTFFGQQQFWREQKFNYKEHKFNLFELRVNEHTGTHLDAPLHFSEDGKSVAEIPVSDLVVPLAVIDIRAKADANPDAQLTPDDIKAWIATNGDLPEKACVALLSGWGKHLGTDKFRNADAEGKMHFPGFHVEAVQYLAENSSAAGIAVDTLSLDYGISPDFATHYAWLASGHWGLEAAANLDQLPAKGATLIVGAPKVRGGTGGPSRVIALV
- a CDS encoding UvrD-helicase domain-containing protein, yielding MISGYDDIPFFDEDPQLAKKPAAPAKPAGGGIAARAMAARDSGRAPDYLSGLNPEQREAVETVDGPVLVLAGAGTGKTRVLTTRIAHILATGRAFPSQLLAVTFTNKAAREMKERIGLLVGGAVEGMPWLGTFHSIGVKLLRRHAELVGLRSDFSILDTDDVVRLIKQILQAEGIDDKRWPAKQFAGMIDGWKNKGLDPAQIPEGDARAFANGKGRELYIAYQNRLKTLNACDFGDLLLHPIRMFRANPDVLAEYHQKFRYILVDEYQDTNTAQYMWLRLLAQRPKGTPQNVCCVGDDDQSIYGWRGAEVDNILRFEKDFPGAKVVKLERNYRSTAHILGTAGHLIAHNEDRLGKTLFTDRHDPDDDKVVVHAAWDSEEEARAVGEEIEQLQRKQHKLNDMAILVRASFQMREFEDRFVTLGLNYRVIGGPRFYERLEIRDAMAYLRLVSQPADDLAFERIVNTPKRGLGDTTIRNLHDYARARDIPMLAAAADIIETDELKPKARKALFDVVTDFRRWQSLLETMPHTELAEQVLDESGYTAMWQADKSAEAPGRLENLKELIRSMEAFESLRGFLDHVSLVMDAEQNAELDAVSIMTLHSAKGLEFETVFLPGWEEGLFPHQRALDEGGRSGLEEERRLAYVGITRAKRRCHIWFVSNRRIHGLWQSTLPSRFLDELPEAHVEVAEVEQSYGGYGRGGYGQSRFDKQEPFQNSYSTPGWRRAQTNRTDATRDNWGSRSGHAVERIGYGESGPRSRTIDGELVAKSTTTEPSKFTVGDRVFHTKFGNGNVAAIEGNKLTIDFDRAGQKRVLDGFVEKV
- a CDS encoding PAS domain-containing methyl-accepting chemotaxis protein, with the translated sequence MDARAVLAAMKRSQAIIEFDLTGKILHANENFLQAVGYQLSEIVGQHHRIFVEPSEAKSADYAAFWGRLAEGHFDRRQYKRIAKGGREIWIEASYNPVFRGKKPYKVVKFATDITAAKRKALEDEGKLTALGRAQAVIEFSPKGDILTANQNFLSALGYDLSEIVGRHHSLFCAPDYVASAEYKHFWQRLAEGHFVSDQFTRIAKGGGKVHIHASYNPIFDADGKVFKVVKFATDMTQRVRAIEEIGAGLGRLAECNIRMTIDNQFVPEFEPLRRDFNNSISAFQETLSQVLDQTHMQNRSGQDMRKAAEDLSERTRRQAVALEETAAALTQATVAVRSSTDRTRETRKLVQDARASANTSANVVNDTVSAMQRIESASSEISQIIGVIDEIAFQTNLLALNAGVEAARAGEAGRGFAVVAQEVRELAQRSAKAAREIKTLITNSSAEVQDGVRLVGETGRALREIGSFVEEIDHNVDAIATSAAEQASGLEEISAAVSDVDRITQENAAMVEHTTSTSQSLAEGAITLSELVNRFQLNRRALRRDGSEIWTPEERTARLGGMRRAS
- a CDS encoding carboxymuconolactone decarboxylase family protein; the protein is MSTVKPAEDLEADPRVKAVFDDIRTTRKSDFVNNMWRYLAFDPALLERTWAEVKAVMATPSTLDPLVKEMLYIAVSVTNGCSYCVHSHTAAAKAKGMTDAQYAELLAIVSLAGKTNQLATALQLPVDNVFDADRAKA